One segment of Thermococcus alcaliphilus DNA contains the following:
- a CDS encoding ABC transporter permease, translating into MKVMNIAVKDFEVGIKTRKFQIMTALFVILSLGMIYSSRKLGVSTGMYKTPFQMLFLSSFSNAFNYSIALMSVLLGAIAINGEKESGTLKVMASKPVYKDQILVGKFLGGILNLGASLVLFYVLTVAFALVLGVPLTKTDLIMFLVTFPFSLLYGISFLSLGVLISTFIEKPKNAIVMGIFVFVFFSFLLSAIAGVVAFALVGLPPLPSLPEDTSNLTEEQLEELILKDPAYQQWLSEITTTTEKILYVSPNYHYQEIARILFGGKTQISEIVSALAYEEAVVEERSILESLNLIWQNVLVLALISLLLAPVSYVKFLKMEIK; encoded by the coding sequence ATGAAAGTAATGAACATCGCAGTGAAGGATTTTGAAGTCGGCATCAAAACGAGGAAATTCCAAATAATGACAGCGCTTTTTGTAATACTCTCCTTGGGGATGATATACAGCTCAAGAAAACTTGGAGTGAGCACAGGGATGTACAAAACGCCTTTTCAAATGTTGTTTCTCTCAAGCTTCTCCAACGCCTTTAACTATTCAATAGCCCTTATGAGCGTTCTTTTGGGAGCAATCGCAATAAATGGAGAAAAAGAGAGCGGAACCTTAAAGGTAATGGCTTCAAAGCCCGTGTACAAAGACCAAATACTTGTTGGGAAATTTTTAGGGGGAATACTCAACCTTGGGGCTTCTTTGGTGCTGTTTTATGTTCTAACAGTGGCATTTGCGCTTGTTTTAGGCGTTCCGCTTACCAAAACGGATTTAATAATGTTTCTGGTAACCTTTCCCTTCAGCTTACTCTATGGAATAAGTTTTCTAAGTTTGGGAGTGTTGATCTCAACCTTTATAGAAAAGCCCAAAAACGCTATTGTAATGGGGATATTTGTTTTTGTATTCTTCAGCTTTCTTCTTTCAGCAATTGCTGGTGTAGTTGCATTTGCTCTTGTTGGACTCCCACCCCTTCCTAGTCTTCCCGAAGATACATCGAATCTTACCGAAGAACAGCTTGAAGAGCTAATTCTCAAAGATCCTGCTTACCAGCAGTGGCTGAGTGAAATAACAACAACTACAGAGAAAATTCTCTACGTTTCGCCAAACTATCACTACCAGGAGATAGCTAGAATATTGTTCGGCGGGAAAACCCAAATAAGTGAAATAGTCTCTGCCTTAGCTTACGAAGAGGCTGTAGTCGAGGAGAGATCCATATTGGAGAGTTTGAACTTAATTTGGCAAAATGTTCTGGTATTGGCTCTAATTTCTTTGCTTCTTGCCCCTGTTTCGTATGTAAAATTCCTCAAAATGGAGATTAAGTAA
- a CDS encoding ABC transporter ATP-binding protein has product MKAIEVENLTKSYGNFKAVDELSFEVYKGEIFGFLGPNGAGKTTTILSMLGLIIPDKGTVRILGNDVFRESIKVKERIGFLPENATLYEELTAWRNLEFFASFYSFSKQEKEKRIKELLKLVGLWEARYRKVKAFSKGMKQRLLLAQALINDPEVLILDEPTSGLDPEGAYLVKSIVREERKKGKTVFFSSHILSEVEELSDRVGIIVKGKLRALGTLEEIKKEFMELEGYEIKVETKQALPEIDLSGVIRVQKVNENKAIIFAKEDIREQLSELLARKGITIVSLEVEEPSLEDVFLRTIYKR; this is encoded by the coding sequence ATGAAAGCCATAGAAGTTGAAAACCTCACCAAAAGTTATGGGAATTTCAAAGCCGTTGATGAACTGAGCTTCGAAGTTTACAAAGGAGAAATTTTCGGATTTTTGGGTCCAAACGGAGCGGGCAAAACGACAACTATTTTGAGCATGCTCGGACTTATAATCCCTGACAAAGGCACTGTGAGAATACTCGGAAATGATGTTTTCAGAGAGTCCATAAAAGTCAAAGAGCGGATAGGCTTTCTCCCAGAAAATGCGACGCTTTATGAAGAATTGACAGCATGGAGGAACTTGGAGTTCTTTGCAAGCTTTTACAGCTTTTCAAAACAAGAGAAGGAAAAGCGCATTAAAGAACTTTTAAAGCTTGTAGGACTGTGGGAAGCAAGGTATAGAAAAGTCAAGGCCTTTTCAAAGGGTATGAAGCAGAGGCTTTTGCTGGCTCAGGCACTTATAAACGATCCCGAAGTGCTGATACTGGACGAGCCCACAAGCGGCCTCGATCCGGAAGGGGCTTACCTAGTAAAAAGCATCGTTAGAGAAGAACGGAAAAAAGGGAAGACGGTGTTTTTCTCATCTCATATACTCAGCGAAGTAGAGGAGTTAAGTGATAGAGTTGGTATAATAGTCAAGGGGAAACTTAGGGCACTGGGGACGCTTGAAGAGATAAAGAAAGAATTCATGGAACTTGAAGGCTACGAGATAAAGGTTGAGACAAAGCAAGCGCTTCCAGAAATCGATCTTTCTGGAGTTATAAGGGTGCAAAAAGTAAACGAAAATAAGGCAATTATATTCGCAAAGGAGGACATTAGGGAGCAGCTTTCAGAGCTTCTTGCAAGGAAGGGAATAACAATTGTGAGCCTTGAAGTTGAAGAACCAAGCTTGGAGGACGTTTTCTTGAGGACTATTTACAAGAGGTGA
- a CDS encoding YbjQ family protein → MEEFILSTTENVPGYKVVKVLGIARGATVRAKHLGKDILAGLRNIAGGEVKEYTEMLAEAREIALQRMIQHAKEMGANGVIGVRFMTSAVASGAAEIFAYGTAVVLEKE, encoded by the coding sequence ATGGAGGAATTTATTCTTTCTACAACGGAGAATGTTCCGGGGTATAAGGTAGTCAAGGTTCTTGGAATTGCAAGAGGGGCAACCGTTAGGGCAAAGCACCTTGGAAAAGACATACTTGCCGGTTTAAGGAATATTGCTGGTGGAGAAGTTAAGGAGTACACTGAAATGCTTGCAGAGGCGAGGGAGATAGCCCTTCAGAGGATGATTCAGCATGCAAAGGAAATGGGAGCAAACGGGGTTATTGGGGTTAGATTTATGACTTCAGCAGTTGCCTCAGGGGCAGCGGAGATTTTTGCCTACGGTACCGCTGTTGTATTGGAAAAGGAGTGA
- a CDS encoding YigZ family protein, producing MEGYKTVRGFEKVEKVYVDSLFIGYAMPVKSEKEAKEFIRKVKEAHSDATHNVSAYRVREGNTLLVHYDDDGEPRGSAGKPVFKVLEYKGLENVVVVVTRYFGGTKLGYGGLIKAYSETASEALEKAGIIEVIKKEPIEIVFPYNLYNAVEKALERFEADIFEREFNVEVKFVAGVLPEKKEELIKYLIETTKGKAKIREFLDFGRGIRKKMD from the coding sequence ATGGAGGGCTACAAGACAGTTAGGGGATTTGAAAAGGTTGAAAAAGTCTACGTGGATTCTCTCTTTATCGGCTATGCTATGCCCGTAAAATCAGAGAAAGAGGCTAAAGAGTTCATTAGAAAGGTTAAGGAAGCCCACTCGGATGCGACGCACAATGTTTCTGCTTATAGGGTTAGAGAGGGCAATACACTTCTTGTTCACTATGATGACGATGGAGAGCCGAGGGGAAGCGCCGGAAAGCCGGTTTTTAAGGTTCTTGAATACAAGGGTCTGGAAAACGTTGTGGTCGTTGTAACGAGGTATTTTGGCGGAACAAAGCTTGGCTATGGTGGATTGATAAAGGCATATAGTGAAACGGCAAGTGAAGCCCTTGAAAAAGCGGGAATAATAGAGGTTATCAAAAAGGAGCCCATTGAAATAGTTTTTCCATACAACCTTTACAACGCAGTTGAAAAGGCGCTTGAAAGATTCGAGGCAGATATCTTTGAGAGGGAATTCAATGTCGAAGTCAAATTTGTGGCTGGAGTTTTGCCAGAGAAAAAAGAGGAGCTTATAAAATACCTTATCGAGACCACCAAAGGAAAAGCAAAAATAAGGGAGTTCTTAGATTTTGGGAGAGGAATTAGGAAGAAAATGGACTAG
- a CDS encoding OadG family protein: MVTWEFFLEGLYITILGVTVVFLVLSILALAMYGIGYLERVLIEREKPVEVKPLPKEEKVVVEEKPSIEPKKLAVITAAILAYIAEKNAQLRPLPFKKKPSDAWRLYGIQSQVEEVENFNYEMGAW; the protein is encoded by the coding sequence ATGGTTACTTGGGAGTTTTTCCTTGAGGGTCTTTATATTACCATTTTGGGCGTTACGGTAGTTTTCCTAGTGCTCTCAATACTAGCCCTGGCAATGTACGGAATAGGATACCTTGAAAGAGTTTTGATTGAGAGAGAAAAGCCTGTGGAAGTTAAGCCCTTGCCTAAGGAAGAGAAGGTAGTTGTTGAGGAGAAGCCTTCAATTGAACCAAAGAAACTTGCAGTGATCACTGCTGCGATTTTGGCTTACATAGCAGAGAAGAACGCTCAACTTAGACCTTTGCCGTTTAAAAAGAAACCTTCCGATGCTTGGCGTTTGTATGGTATTCAATCTCAGGTTGAGGAGGTTGAAAACTTTAACTACGAAATGGGGGCATGGTGA
- a CDS encoding endonuclease MutS2 yields the protein MKLNSEAKEIYKAIKNEIKRRIQLRESLAYLEKFSLTNNREEILRRQRYLKENLPKISEELKPLLSKIRPIRFRREYLHDRLLVVSEEEFEKAKALNICDVSLEPEEGYDLLLSTVDYGIDVELSISEIAPELYIMPLWENRETLKALASIGRLLNSPSVAEEILTELRRLEKVVKRREILENLDEILRREEQRVNTKIEEMLKEFSLTLSGKELLEFLKELKSGNYQAIFSHFSQVENEILREIRKSEERLSKLLNLDVEVFSRDNLYPVEVSPETVELLRTELEKETKIEMYLVSREILRKIKPLLPKLKEELQKAYELEFLRAVKEFTESFVFPEIATGGIAFINGRHLFIENPQPVSYVVGNVASFDGTRGEKVVILTGANSGGKTSLLELITQIALLTHMGLPVPAEKAWVEPLDELFFFRRKRSSYGAGAFETALKAFARALTKEGKKLILIDEFEAITEPGAAVKIIGELLKVAHEKGFYVVIVSHLGEDLKRELSFARVDGIEAEGLDENLNLIVDRQPKFGKLGKSTPELIVERLAKKKRGKEKEIFERVWRAFRES from the coding sequence ATGAAGCTCAACAGTGAAGCGAAGGAAATATACAAGGCTATAAAAAATGAGATAAAAAGGAGAATCCAGCTCAGAGAAAGTCTAGCATACCTTGAGAAATTTTCGCTAACAAACAACAGAGAGGAAATATTAAGAAGACAGAGGTATCTGAAGGAAAATCTTCCGAAAATCAGCGAAGAGCTAAAGCCTCTCCTTTCAAAGATAAGACCCATAAGGTTTAGAAGGGAATATCTCCACGACAGGCTTCTTGTAGTCAGTGAAGAGGAATTCGAGAAGGCAAAAGCCCTTAACATATGTGACGTCTCTCTAGAGCCAGAAGAAGGCTATGACCTGTTACTGAGTACAGTTGATTATGGCATTGATGTTGAACTTTCCATCAGCGAAATAGCTCCCGAGCTCTATATAATGCCCCTGTGGGAAAATCGGGAAACGCTTAAAGCTCTTGCCAGCATAGGGAGACTTCTAAACTCTCCTTCCGTTGCAGAGGAAATTTTGACAGAGCTAAGAAGACTTGAAAAAGTTGTGAAGAGGAGAGAGATTTTAGAGAACTTAGACGAAATACTTCGGAGAGAAGAGCAGAGAGTAAACACAAAGATTGAAGAGATGCTAAAGGAATTTAGCCTAACCCTGAGCGGAAAGGAACTTTTGGAGTTCTTAAAAGAACTAAAGAGCGGAAATTATCAGGCGATATTCTCCCACTTCTCCCAGGTTGAGAACGAAATCCTGAGGGAGATAAGGAAAAGCGAAGAAAGACTTAGTAAACTGCTTAATCTTGACGTGGAGGTGTTTTCGAGAGATAACCTGTACCCAGTGGAAGTTTCTCCAGAGACTGTTGAACTCCTGAGGACAGAGCTCGAAAAAGAAACAAAGATTGAGATGTATTTAGTGAGCAGAGAAATCCTGAGGAAAATAAAGCCACTACTCCCGAAACTGAAAGAAGAGCTTCAAAAAGCTTATGAACTGGAATTCTTGAGGGCTGTGAAAGAATTTACCGAAAGCTTTGTCTTTCCAGAAATTGCCACCGGAGGGATAGCTTTCATAAATGGAAGGCACCTCTTTATAGAAAACCCACAGCCGGTCAGCTACGTCGTTGGGAACGTTGCGAGCTTTGACGGCACAAGAGGAGAAAAGGTTGTGATTTTAACTGGAGCTAACAGCGGTGGAAAGACCTCTCTGCTCGAACTCATCACCCAGATAGCTCTCCTCACCCACATGGGGCTTCCAGTTCCTGCGGAAAAAGCATGGGTTGAGCCATTAGATGAGCTTTTCTTCTTCAGAAGGAAGCGCTCTTCCTACGGAGCCGGCGCTTTTGAAACCGCCTTAAAGGCTTTTGCCCGCGCTCTCACAAAAGAAGGCAAAAAGCTGATCCTCATAGACGAGTTTGAGGCGATAACGGAACCCGGCGCTGCAGTGAAGATTATTGGGGAGCTCCTTAAGGTAGCCCACGAAAAGGGGTTTTACGTCGTTATCGTCTCTCACTTAGGAGAAGACCTAAAGAGAGAGCTGTCCTTTGCGAGGGTTGATGGAATAGAGGCAGAAGGCTTGGATGAGAACCTCAACTTGATAGTAGATAGACAGCCCAAGTTTGGAAAGCTTGGAAAGAGCACTCCAGAGCTTATAGTGGAGAGGCTGGCAAAGAAAAAGCGCGGAAAAGAGAAGGAAATCTTCGAGAGGGTTTGGAGAGCGTTTAGGGAGAGCTAA
- a CDS encoding Kae1-associated kinase Bud32 yields the protein MKLIKQGAEAKIYLADFGELYFPFDEEKVIIKHRIPKRYRIKEIDEKLRKERTVREARILHRAKEFEVNVPYVYEVDLKDMKIVMEYIAGDRLKEYLEAVPIEERLKLCREIGRQIGKLHEAGVVHGDLTTSNMILREGKIYFIDFGLAEFDSSLEAQGVDLHLLRRAMESTHYKWFERGFEEVLNGYEEIRGSEKRKEVEAKLDEIESRGRYRERGWIKG from the coding sequence ATGAAGCTGATAAAGCAGGGCGCGGAGGCAAAGATTTATCTGGCAGATTTTGGGGAGTTGTATTTCCCATTTGATGAGGAGAAGGTTATCATAAAACACCGCATTCCAAAGCGTTACCGCATAAAGGAGATAGATGAAAAGCTTAGAAAAGAGAGAACTGTAAGGGAAGCGAGGATTCTGCACAGAGCGAAGGAGTTTGAGGTTAATGTTCCCTACGTTTACGAGGTTGACCTAAAAGATATGAAAATAGTCATGGAGTACATAGCGGGAGATAGGCTAAAGGAATACCTCGAAGCAGTCCCCATAGAAGAGCGCTTGAAACTCTGCAGGGAAATCGGCAGACAGATAGGTAAGCTCCACGAAGCTGGAGTAGTTCATGGGGATCTAACAACCTCAAACATGATTCTGAGGGAAGGGAAAATTTACTTTATCGACTTCGGCCTTGCGGAGTTCGACTCATCTCTTGAGGCTCAAGGCGTTGATCTGCATCTCCTCAGGAGGGCCATGGAGAGCACGCATTACAAGTGGTTTGAGAGAGGTTTTGAAGAAGTTCTGAACGGTTATGAGGAGATTAGGGGTTCAGAGAAGAGGAAGGAAGTTGAGGCAAAGCTGGACGAAATCGAAAGCAGAGGACGATACAGGGAGAGAGGTTGGATTAAGGGTTAG
- the thsB gene encoding thermosome subunit beta, which produces MVGQGGQPVVILPEGTQRYVGRDAQRLNILAARVIAETVRTTLGPKGMDKMLVDSLGDIVITNDGATILEQIDVQHPAAKMIIEIAKTQDKEAGDGTTSAVVIAGELLAKAEELLDQNIHPSIIIKGYTLAAEKAQEILDSMAISVEPDNEEILTKIASTSITGKNAESHKELLAKLAVEAVKQVAEKINGTYTVDIDNIKLEKKEGGSVRDTQLIKGVVIDKERVHPRMPKKVENAKIALINDALEVKKTETDAKINITSPDQLYAFLEQEEKMLQEMVEQIAATGANVLFCQKGIDDLAQHYLAKHGILAVRRVKKSDMEKLAKATGAKIVTNVKDLTSEDLGYAELVEERKVAGENMIFVEGCKNPKAVTILIRGGTEHVVDEVERALEDAIKVVKDVMEDGAILPGGGATEIELSIRLDEFAKQVGGKEQLAVEAFAEALKIIPKTLAENAGLDTIDVLVKAISEHKNKGKAIGVDVFAGEPADMLERGVIEPARVKRQAIKSASEVAIMILRIDDVIAAKLSKGEGKGGEGEMGGMGGMPGMM; this is translated from the coding sequence ATGGTAGGACAAGGTGGACAGCCTGTTGTTATTCTTCCCGAAGGAACCCAGAGATACGTTGGAAGAGACGCCCAGAGATTGAACATTTTGGCAGCTAGAGTCATAGCAGAGACCGTAAGAACTACCCTTGGTCCAAAGGGTATGGATAAAATGCTTGTCGACAGCCTTGGTGACATAGTCATCACAAACGACGGTGCAACGATTTTGGAGCAAATTGATGTCCAGCACCCAGCCGCCAAGATGATTATTGAAATTGCAAAGACCCAAGACAAGGAAGCTGGAGATGGAACAACTTCAGCCGTTGTAATCGCGGGAGAACTCTTAGCAAAGGCTGAAGAGCTTTTAGACCAAAACATCCACCCGAGCATAATTATTAAGGGTTACACCCTTGCAGCCGAGAAGGCTCAAGAGATACTTGACAGTATGGCAATCTCAGTTGAACCAGACAACGAGGAAATCCTCACAAAAATAGCCTCAACTTCAATAACCGGTAAGAACGCTGAGAGCCACAAAGAGCTTTTGGCAAAGCTTGCCGTTGAGGCAGTTAAGCAGGTTGCCGAAAAGATTAACGGGACATACACGGTGGACATTGACAACATCAAGCTTGAGAAGAAGGAGGGTGGAAGCGTAAGGGACACTCAACTCATCAAGGGTGTCGTTATCGACAAGGAGAGAGTCCACCCAAGAATGCCAAAGAAAGTTGAAAACGCAAAAATAGCCCTCATAAACGATGCCCTCGAGGTTAAAAAGACCGAAACAGATGCAAAGATAAACATTACGAGCCCAGACCAGCTCTATGCGTTCCTCGAGCAGGAGGAAAAGATGCTCCAAGAGATGGTGGAGCAAATAGCGGCAACAGGTGCTAATGTCCTCTTCTGCCAGAAGGGAATTGACGACTTAGCACAACACTACCTCGCAAAGCACGGTATCTTGGCAGTAAGGAGAGTTAAGAAGAGCGATATGGAGAAGCTTGCCAAGGCAACAGGTGCAAAAATCGTCACAAACGTTAAAGACTTAACAAGCGAAGACCTCGGCTATGCTGAGCTTGTTGAGGAGAGGAAAGTCGCTGGCGAAAACATGATATTCGTTGAGGGCTGCAAGAATCCAAAGGCAGTTACAATCCTCATTAGGGGTGGAACGGAGCACGTTGTCGACGAAGTCGAGAGAGCTCTCGAAGATGCCATCAAAGTCGTCAAGGACGTCATGGAAGACGGTGCAATCTTGCCAGGAGGAGGAGCTACAGAAATTGAGCTCAGCATTAGACTCGATGAGTTCGCAAAGCAAGTAGGTGGAAAGGAACAGCTTGCAGTTGAGGCATTTGCTGAAGCTTTGAAAATCATTCCAAAGACCCTTGCAGAAAATGCTGGACTTGACACAATAGACGTCCTCGTTAAGGCCATAAGCGAGCACAAGAACAAAGGAAAAGCAATTGGTGTTGATGTCTTTGCCGGAGAACCAGCTGACATGCTTGAGAGAGGTGTCATCGAGCCAGCTAGGGTTAAGAGGCAAGCCATAAAGAGCGCAAGTGAAGTTGCAATAATGATCCTTAGAATCGACGATGTCATCGCAGCAAAGCTTTCAAAGGGCGAAGGTAAAGGTGGAGAAGGAGAAATGGGTGGAATGGGCGGAATGCCCGGCATGATGTGA
- the moaC gene encoding cyclic pyranopterin monophosphate synthase MoaC — MELTHVDEKGVKMVEVGHKDVVFRKAVAKGRIRLKPETIKLIQEGKTKKGNVIAAAQLAGILAVKKTPELIPLCHPIPLTGVDISFEFGEDYIEATCEVRAYYKTGVEMEALTGVSVALLTIWDMVKAVEKDASGQYPFTKIEEIRVVEKVKE, encoded by the coding sequence ATGGAGCTCACACATGTCGATGAAAAGGGCGTAAAAATGGTTGAAGTTGGGCATAAGGATGTGGTCTTCAGGAAAGCCGTTGCAAAGGGAAGAATAAGACTAAAACCTGAGACCATCAAGCTCATCCAAGAGGGAAAAACAAAAAAGGGAAACGTGATAGCAGCTGCGCAACTTGCAGGAATTTTGGCCGTAAAGAAAACTCCAGAGCTAATTCCCCTCTGCCACCCAATTCCACTAACCGGAGTGGATATATCCTTTGAGTTCGGAGAAGATTACATCGAGGCAACTTGTGAGGTGAGAGCTTACTACAAAACGGGCGTTGAAATGGAAGCGCTAACTGGTGTCAGCGTTGCCCTTCTCACGATATGGGACATGGTAAAGGCCGTAGAAAAAGATGCCAGCGGCCAGTATCCCTTTACAAAGATTGAAGAGATTAGAGTAGTGGAGAAGGTGAAGGAGTAG
- a CDS encoding acetyl-CoA carboxylase biotin carboxyl carrier protein subunit produces the protein MKGKVKVIVDGVPYEVEVEELGGGKFKVSFEGESYEVEAKDLGISMGALQAPSAAPVQVGAPVATPAPAPAASAPVGVPSAPASVAGENVVSAPMPGKILRVLVREGDQVRVGQGLLILEAMKMENEIPSPKDGVVKRILVKEGDTVDTGQPLIELG, from the coding sequence ATGAAAGGTAAAGTTAAGGTCATTGTTGATGGCGTTCCTTATGAGGTTGAGGTTGAAGAACTCGGTGGAGGAAAGTTCAAAGTTAGCTTTGAGGGAGAAAGTTACGAAGTTGAAGCAAAGGATCTTGGAATTTCAATGGGAGCCCTTCAAGCTCCTTCGGCAGCTCCTGTTCAGGTTGGTGCTCCTGTCGCTACTCCTGCGCCAGCTCCAGCAGCTTCTGCTCCGGTTGGGGTTCCTTCAGCTCCAGCTTCGGTGGCTGGTGAGAATGTGGTTTCTGCGCCTATGCCTGGTAAGATTCTTAGGGTTTTGGTTAGGGAGGGTGATCAGGTTAGGGTTGGTCAGGGGTTGCTTATTTTAGAGGCTATGAAGATGGAGAATGAGATTCCCTCACCAAAGGATGGAGTCGTCAAGAGGATTCTTGTCAAGGAAGGAGACACCGTCGACACTGGCCAACCACTAATAGAACTAGGGTGA
- a CDS encoding sodium ion-translocating decarboxylase subunit beta, which translates to MGIEQAILDFFANIGLFHLTIGNVIMIIVGFILMYLAIRYEMEPLLLLPIGISAVLVNLPLTGILSADPEHPGLFFLIKHYLIDTEVVPLLIFFGLGAMTDFGPMIADPKTALLGAAAQIGVFIAMLTAVALGFNLQEAASIGIIGGADGPTTIYLTTKLAPHLLGATAVAAYSYMSLVPIIQPPVIKALTTPEERKIRMEQLRPVSKREKVIFPIASMIIIGLLVPSAAPLVGMLMIGNLFRESGVVERLSKAAREELMNIVTIFLGLGVGSTMQAESFLTLSTIKILLLGVIAFASATAGGVLLGKLMMKLSGGRINPMIGAAGVSAVPMSARVVQKLAAKEDPGNFILMHAMGPNVAGVIGTAVAAGVLLSVLG; encoded by the coding sequence ATGGGAATTGAGCAAGCAATACTTGACTTCTTTGCCAACATAGGTCTCTTTCATCTAACAATAGGGAACGTGATAATGATAATTGTTGGCTTCATCCTGATGTATTTGGCCATAAGGTATGAGATGGAGCCATTGTTGTTGCTCCCGATTGGAATAAGTGCCGTACTAGTGAATCTCCCATTAACTGGCATTTTGAGTGCCGATCCAGAGCATCCGGGGCTGTTCTTCCTAATTAAGCACTACCTTATTGACACAGAGGTTGTGCCATTGCTAATATTCTTTGGTCTAGGGGCAATGACGGATTTTGGTCCAATGATCGCCGATCCAAAGACTGCACTGCTTGGTGCAGCGGCTCAGATTGGTGTCTTCATTGCAATGCTTACTGCAGTAGCCTTAGGTTTTAACCTACAAGAGGCAGCATCTATTGGTATCATTGGTGGTGCCGATGGACCAACGACAATTTATCTAACCACTAAGCTCGCTCCCCATTTACTTGGTGCGACTGCAGTGGCTGCTTATTCCTACATGAGCCTCGTCCCAATAATTCAGCCTCCAGTTATTAAAGCCCTAACAACTCCAGAGGAGAGAAAAATCAGAATGGAACAGCTAAGGCCGGTTTCAAAGAGGGAGAAGGTTATTTTCCCAATAGCTTCAATGATAATCATCGGCCTCCTTGTACCTTCAGCAGCTCCTTTGGTTGGAATGCTCATGATCGGCAACCTTTTCAGAGAAAGCGGTGTTGTTGAAAGACTTAGCAAAGCTGCAAGAGAAGAGCTAATGAACATCGTCACGATTTTCCTTGGGCTTGGGGTTGGATCAACAATGCAGGCAGAGAGCTTTCTAACTTTGAGCACTATAAAAATCCTTCTCCTTGGTGTCATAGCTTTTGCTTCAGCAACGGCTGGTGGTGTATTGTTGGGTAAGCTCATGATGAAGCTTAGCGGTGGAAGGATAAACCCAATGATCGGTGCTGCCGGTGTTTCAGCAGTTCCAATGAGTGCTAGGGTTGTTCAAAAGCTTGCCGCAAAGGAAGATCCCGGAAACTTCATACTAATGCATGCAATGGGACCAAACGTTGCTGGAGTTATAGGAACTGCAGTCGCTGCTGGAGTTCTGCTCTCGGTACTTGGGTGA